A stretch of the Microtus ochrogaster isolate Prairie Vole_2 unplaced genomic scaffold, MicOch1.0 UNK138, whole genome shotgun sequence genome encodes the following:
- the LOC101996215 gene encoding vomeronasal type-1 receptor 4-like, which yields MEASELSIAMIFLSLTTIGFLGNFSLLHHYMFVYLMRYRLKFTDWVLMHLIVANILTVLTKGAPQTILAFGLNNFFNDIGCKLASSLHRVSRGVGIGSTSFLSVFQAIIISPTNSRYSELKINLHKYICYSVYLNWVIHFLISSINLVHMRAKYGNESTENLKSFLYCYSVRHDPTSDILYATMLSAPDILFLVLMLWSSGSMVVTLYRHKQRMQHMPRTNVSSRSSPETRATKTILLLVSTFFSFYTISSICQLLAAVLYDPGWSLLHVTAMASLLFPTVCPFLLMNHDSRGSSYCLPWKISRYFSKTSDQELK from the coding sequence ATGGAAGCCAGCGAGCTATCTATAGCAATGATCTTCTTGTCTTTGACTACGATTGGATTTCTGGGGaatttctctcttctccaccaCTACATGTTTGTTTACCTAATGAGGTACAGATTAAAGTTTACAGACTGGGTTCTGATGCACTTGATTGTAGCCAACATCTTAACTGTACTGACTAAAGGAGCACCTCAGACAATATTAGCTTTTGGGTTGAACAATTTCTTCAATGATATTGGATGCAAATTGGCTTCCTCTCTTCACAGAGTAAGTAGGGGTGTGGGGATTGGCAGCACCTCCTTCCTCAGTGTCTTCCAGGCCATCATCATCAGCCCCACGAACTCCAGGTATTCGGagcttaaaataaatttacacaAGTACATCTGTTACTCTGTGTACCTAAACTGGGTAATTCATTTCCTTATTAGCAGTATTAATCTTGTGCACATGAGGGCAAAATatggaaatgaaagcacagaaaaCTTGAAATCTTTTTTATACTGCTATTCTGTCCGTCATGACCCAACCAGTGACATCTTGTATGCAACAATGCTGTCAGCTCCTGACATTCTTTTTCTGGTACTCATGTTATggtccagtggctccatggttgTCACCCTGTACAGGCACAAGCAAAGAATGCAACACATGCCCAGGACCAATGTTTCTTCCAGATCCTCCCCTGAGACAAGAGCCACTAAAACCATTCTTCTCCTGGTCAGTACGTTTTTCTCCTTTTACACAATCTCTTCCATCTGTCAACTCCTTGCGGCGGTTCTATATgatccaggctggtctctgttgCATGTGACGGCAATGGCCTCGCTACTTTTCCCCACTGTTTGTCCTTTTCTCCTCATGAATCATGATTCTCGGGGATCCAGCTATTGCCTGCCCTGGAAAATTAGTAGATATTTTTCTAAGACCTCTGATCAAGAGCTGAAGTGA